The DNA window TGGGCGGCGATTGAGAAAATTTGCGGCGCGTTCAATTCACCCACGCTGGAGCGCTTCTTCGGTCGGCGCGATACTGCTTGGGCTGCCAACCTCGAACCACTGACCAGTGAAGGCGACACCGAACAATCGCTCCTCCTCTATCGCGCGGCTCCACAGAACATTGGTAGAGAATTTTCCGGCTGGCGCGTCTCGTAACAATCGGTGTGAAACAAGCTGAATGCCGGTGTAGATAAATGGAGCGATCCGGCCCGACCGTCTACGTGACACCTTGCCAAGCGCGTCCATGTGAAAATCGCCTTTGCCGCGAAAATTGCGTGCTGAACCGTGAGGAACGAGCAGCAACAGCGCGTCCATCTCCTGTGCATTCCACCGTTTTGACAAATCATGAAACGCCGTTTGCGGACCCTCAAGCCAGATATTATCCGAATTCAGGCAGAAGAATGGATCGGGCAATTGCCCCTGTGCTTTGACCATACCGCCGCCGGTTTCGAGCAATTCTTCGCGCTCGTCAGAAATCACGACTTTCGGATTACGGCGTTCCAGGACATGCGCTTCCAATGCGTCGGCAAGATAATGCACATTGACAACTGCGTCCGTAACACCCGCATCTGCCAAGCGGTCCAGCGTGTGGTCAATCAGCGGTTTTCCGGCAACGCGAACCAATGGCTTGGGCTGAGAGGCCGTGAGCGGGCGCATCCGTTTTCCCATGCCGGCGGCCATCACCATCGCAGCTTCGGATGCGAGCTTGGTCATTTCGGCAGAGCCCCTTTGGCATAACGGATAGGATGCGGAATATTAGTATCAAACCATGCTGCAACCGGGGCCAAGGCGGGATGCAGCAAATCGCGTTCCATAGCCTCCCAGACTCGCGGGATGAAATCGAGGTAGTGCGGCTTGCCATCGCGCTGATTCAGCCGCGTGAAGATCCCGACGATCTTGGCGTTTCGCTGCGCACCAAGCCGCGCGTAATCTGCCTCGAAATGCTCGTCAGCATTCGCCTGCTTAAGGTAATGATCAAGCATATCCCGTTCCAATTCTGGCGAGACTTCGCGCCGCGCATCCTGAAGCAACGAAACCAGATCATAAGCGGGATGGCCCACCAGCGCATCTTGGAAATCAATCAGTCCTTGTTGACCAGAACCATCGGCAGCGGGACCAAGCAACATGATGTTTTCTGCATGATAATCGCGCAGCACGGTAACGCCAGGCTGTTGCCGGGCGTACATTGGTCCGAGTGCTTCGATCCAAGCATTCTGGTAAGAAGGTTCATCAACTTCCAACCCGGCTGCAGGACAAAACCATTCGGTCAGCAAAGCGGTCTCGCGCTGATAGACGCTCATATCGTAGGCAGGAAAGGGACCAGCTGGGCGGCGGTGTAAATCGACGAGCGCATCTATCGCCGCCCGGTACGCCAAATCTTCCCCTTGCGGATTATCATCAAGCCAATCACGCATCCGGTCATTCCCGAAATCTTCGATCAGGACCCAGCCCTGCGTCGCATCTTCAGCATAGATTTCCGGCGCGCGCTGATCATTCTCGTTGAGCCATTTGGCCACATGAAGGAACGGCTGTGGGTCTTCTTCGGGAGGGGGAGCGAACATCAACATTGCTTTGCGCTCGCTCGCGGTGATGCGGAAATAGCGGCGGAAGGACGCATCGCCCGGTATGGGATCGATGGATGCATCGACCCACCCGGCGGATTTCAGGAAAGAATCAATACCGGCAGGAAGTTTGCTCATGGCAAACGGCTTAGCCAACCAACCCCTGCTTCCACAATCGCGATCCGGCCTTCATCCGCAGTTTCCAGTAGAATTGACAGGCAATTCGCTTCATGCGCGAAGCCGCCAGCATGATCGGGCCATTCAGCAACCAGGATTGCCCCCTCGCGGTAATCAGCCAGACCAATTTCTTCCACTTCAGACGGGCTCTTGAGGCGATAGAAATCAGCATGGACCAACGGCAGCGATACAGCCGGCGGATCGTAGGTTTCAATAATCGTGAAAGTCGGAGAGGGAACCTCGCCATTATACCCCAAAGCCGCAATCACCGCCCGCGCCAAAGTGGTCTTTCCTGCGCCCAGCCCCCCGGTTAACGCCACCACATCACCGGGCACGAGTTTTGCAGCGATCCGCTCGCCAAACGCATTCATCGCGTCAAGATCGGGCAATTCCACTTTCACGACGCGGTCACGAGTGGAGCCGGATAATCGCAGCGGTGCCTTCGCCTTTGCGAGATTCAATTTGCAATGTGCCGCCGTGCGATTCGACCAGTTGCTTCGCCAGCGGAATGCCCAATCCTTGGCGCCGCTCGTCGATCTGGCCTTCTAGCGCGCGGGATAATTCTTGCGGCGTCATGCCGGCGCCATTGTCCGAAATCACAATTTGCGCGACGCCTTTGTTCTTCGACAGATCGACCAGAATTTTGCCGCCCGATGCCGTTGCGGCGATTGCATTGTCGAGCAATTGGCCGATTGCTCTGCCCAACTGCCTTTCGTCGGCATCTATTTTGCCGGTTGCCTTGCTGCCGCGAAGGTCGAGCGTAATGCCGCCGTCTTCAATCGCTTGCTCTCGCGTACGAACAATGCTGGTTACAAACGGCAGCATGTCGAGCCGCTTGATCGTCAGCGGCAACAGTCCCGCCTCGCTCTGTGAAAGGTCCAGCACGTTTTCGACCTGGTCGGTCAGCCGCGCAACAGACTGCAAGATTGCCGCCACGTATTCCTTTCCCTGATCGGACAGGTCGCCAGCCACCCCCGCCTCAAGCAATTCGGCGAAACCGCCAATCGAAGTCAGCGGCGTGCGGAATTCATAGGACATATTGGACAGGAATTTGGTCTTCACTTCTTCAGACGCTTCGAGCGCTTTATTGCGTTCGCGGAGCGAATCTTCCGCCATTTGCGAATCTGTAATGTCGAGCACAGTCAGCAAACCATTCCCATCAGGAAGAGGTACGCCTGCAAACTCCAGCGTACGGCCATCGGCCATCGCTAGCCGGCCGCCCTGTTCCTTGCGGTCCAAGGTGGCGGAACGGATAACTTCGCCGATGGATTTGACCTGTTTGGGCTTTTCGAGGTTCTGCGCGATCGCTTCGAGCAAATCAGGTGCAAGAGGATGCGCGTCCAGGTGGTCAGGTTCCAGACCCCACGTCCCGGCAAAACTTCGATTCCAAAGCTGCAATCGGCCATCCGGCGCGAATACAGCCAAAGCTTCAAACAGACTGTCGAATGTGGCTGTGCGTGTGCGTAGCAGCGTGTCGCGAGTGGCTGAAAGCGCGAGCTGTTCGGTCCGGTCCTCCGCAATCAGCACCAAACCGCCATCGGGCATTGGTTGGGCAATAATTCGCAGGTGTGTACCATCGGATAACGGCCAAGCCTCTTCCTGCGCAGCACCAGCGGAAAACCAGCCCACATGCTCGGCGCGCCATTCGGGGAAGTTGCGCACTTCGGGAGTTTTGCCATTTTCGCGGGCGCTCAGCAGCAGCCGTTCAAAATCAAGACCCTGAATCACTGCCCCGGAATTGAGCGCGAATATCCGGCGAAATGGTCCATTAGCGAACGCCAGCTTCCTGCCCGCATCGAATTGCCCCACTCCGATCGAGAGTTGATCGAGTATCGAGCGTTGCGCATCGCGAAATGCCCGGAACTCACGCCCTAGTTCTTCCATCTCCTCGATATCAACGGCATATCCGGCAACACCTTCCTTATCCAACGGCAAGTCGCTGACTCGCAAGCTGCGGCGCTCACCATCGATGGTCGATGTCACGATTCGCTCAATTGGCATGTTCTTATCAGCGGCTTGGCCGGCAATCTGAGCGGCGGTTAACCCATCGACCGGCTCGATCAATTCCAATTGCTGATCAACGGCCACTTCAGCACTGGGTGCGCCAACTGCGGTAACGTAAGCCTTGTTGACCAATTGCAGCTTCGCATCGGTCCCGCGAAACCACATCGGCATCGGAGCAGCTTCGATTATTCCGACCAGCGCGCCGAAATCTCCGCGTGCGCGTGCAGCCTCCTCTCGGAGCCGAGACAGTTCGCTCTCGCTCTCGCTGAAGTCGAAAATCCACACCAGCGCCGCACCTCCCGGTGATACTTGCGGATCAGCTAGTACGCCCCGCACGGCCAGACTGCGCTGAGACCCGGGCGGAGTGAGCGCCATGCGGAACGGAGCGGCAGTTTTTTGGCAGCGCCGTATATTCTGAGACAATTCGGCCAGTTGACTGGTTGAAAGCCCTTTGCCCGGCCCGCCTTCCAATTCGCTCAAATATTCCGGCAAAAGATCAAGGCCGAACCAGCCAGCCAACCGGTCAGAGCCTTCTATGCGCCCATCGGTGCGGACAATCAGCGGGATCGCCGGTGCCTCATCAATCATACGCGCCATCCGCCTCGCGGCTTTTCGGCTGCCTTCAGCCTTGCGGGATTTAGCGGCGGAGGCAATCATCATCCACGCCGCCCCAACCGTCCAAGCGGCCAGTAGCAATCCTATCAGGATCAGCGCAGTGGGTGAGAGTTCCATGACAATTCAGCTATGCCGCTAGCGCCCATCTTGCAATGGTCCATCGCCGCCAATCAGGAAAGAATTGCGGTAAAAATGAAAACGCCATTCCCGCAGGGCGAGAATGGCGTCTTTCCATCGTCAAAACTGCATTTGGCAGCTCTGCGAAAGAGAGTGTCTTAGTAGCGGTAATGTTCGGGTTTGAACGGACCCTCGACAGGCACACCGATGTAATCGGCCTGGTTCTGGCTTAGCTTGGTCAGCTTAACGCCCAGCTTCTCAAGGTGCAGCGCAGCAACTTTTTCGTCGAGATGCTTGGGCAAAACGTAGACTTCGTTATTGTACTGCTCACCCTTGGTATAGAGCTCAATCTGCGCCAACACCTGATTGGTGAACGAGCAGCTCATCACAAAGCTTGGGTGCCCGGTGGCACAACCAAGATTCACCAGACGGCCTTTGGCGAGGATAATGATTTGCTTGCCATCGGGGAATGTCACGAGGTCAGTCCCCGGCTTGATTTCTGCCCAATCATAATTGTCGAGAGCGCCAATTTGGATCTCGCTGTCGAAGTGACCGATGTTGCACACGATACTCATCGGCTTCATCGCCTTCATGTGCTCGGCGGTGATGACATCTTCATTGCCCGTCGTGGTGACGAAAATGTCGCAACGCTTGGTCGCTTCTTCCATCGTGACAACTTCATAACCTTCCATCGCCGCTTGCAATGCGCAAATCGGGTCGATTTCAGTGACCATAACGCGCGCGCCGCCATTGCGCAGGCTGTCGGCCGAACCCTTGCCCACATCACCAAAGCCGGCGACACATGCGACCTTACCGGCAAGCATTACATCAGTTGCACGGCGGATCGCGTCGACTAGCGATTCCTTACAACCATATAGGTTGTCGAACTTGGACTTGGTCACGCTGTCATTGACGTTTATCGCAGGGAAGGGCAATTTGCCGTTCTTGGCGAGGTGGTAAAGGCGGTGAACGCCAGTGGTTGTTTCCTCTGAAACGCCCTTCAAATTCTGAACTGTTTTGGTCAGATAGCCAGGGTGCTTGGCAATATAGGCCTTAACCGCGCGCTGCATTTCAATTTCTTCGGGATTGGTCGGCGCAGGCATTGTCTCGCCAGCTTCCAAACGTGCGCCCCACAGTGCGAACGAAGTCGCATCGCCGCCATCATCAAGGATGATGTTGGCTGTTTGGTCAGGATCTGCATCTGTGCCCCATGCAAAGATATTGCCGACGTAATCCCAATATTCGGCGAGGGTTTCACCCTTAATCGCGAAAATCGGGATGCCGGCAGCAGCCATAGCAGCAGCAGCGTGATCTTGGGTCGAATAGATGTTGCAAGTAGCCCAGCGGACTTCGGCGCCAAGAGCGGTCAAAGTTTCCATTAGAACAGCAGTCTGGATGGTCATGTGTAGCGAACCGGTGATCCGCGCACCCGTTAGTGGTTTGCTATCACCGAACTCTTCGCGAAGCGCCATCAGGCCCGGCATTTCTGTTTCGGCAATGTTGATTTCCGCACGACCGTAATCGGCGAGGGAAATGTCCTGGATGATATAATCTTGTTTATCGGCGGCCACGCAAAGTCTCCTGAATTCAAAAAAGTCGCACCCGATTGCAGGCGCTTTTGGATTGCCGGTCACCTAGCGATTTGAATGCCCAGATGCAAATATAAAGATATCCTTATATCATCTAATCATTGCCGCAACGCACACACTTCCTATATCAACCGCCACAAGACATTCTCACGAAAGGAAATTACTAATGACAATTGCAGTAGGCGACACTCTTCCAGACGTTAAATTGGTCAAAGCAACCCCAGAAGGACCCGAAGCTGTTCAATCGAGCGACTATTTCGCTGGCAAGAAAGTGGCTCTTTTCAGTGTGCCCGGTGCTTACACGCCGACTTGTTCAGCACGCCACCTGCCCGGTTTCGTCGAGAAATCTGATGAACTGAAAGCCAAAGGAATCGACGAGATTGCCTGCACCGCAGTTAATGACGCATTCGTTCTTGGCGCATGGAAAGACGCTAACAATGCAGATGGCATAACAATGCTTGGCGATGGTAACGGCGATTTCGCCCAAGCAATCGGCCTAACCATGGACGGCTCGGGATTTGGCCTGGGTCAGCGCGGCCAACGTTTTTCGATGGTCGTCAACAACGGCGTTGTCGAACAGCTAAATGTTGAAGCACCTGGCGATTTCTCTGTCAGCAGCGCAGAGCACATGCTCGGGCAATTGTAAGCCTTTGAGGTCCGGGTGGCGCTGCGGCGCTGCCCGGTCCATTCTGGTGCATATATTTACGAACCACATTATAACATTTCGCAGCTAGCCGGACGCGCTGATAACCTTCCGTACCGCCACTCTTGGCGGTTTTTTGTGGGGGCGGACCTTCTGAAGCAAGTTCCTAGCGTCGATCCCGAAGGTCGCCGCCGCTTCATGCTATAGTCAATAGCCCATCAGGCTGAGCACTTCTTTGCGGCTTCGCTGGTCTTCTAGAAACGTGCCCATCATCCGGCTGGTAACCATCCCCACGCCGGGTGTACGCACTCCGCGCGCCGTCATGCACGCATGACTTGCATCGATAACCACCGCGACGCCGCGTGGCTCAAGGTGCTCCCAGATGCATTCCGCCACTTCAGCGGTAAGACGTTCCTGAATTTGCAGGCGACGCGCATATCCGTGAAGCACTCTTGCCAGCTTCGAAATTCCCACAACGCGGTTGGTCGGCAAATAAGCAATCGCAGCCTTGCCGATAATTGGTGCCATGTGGTGCTCGCAATGAGACTGGAACGGGATGTCTTTCAGCAGCACGATCTCTTCGTAACCGCCTACTTCTTCAAAAACACGGCTAAGATGGACCGCCGGGTCTTCCTGATACCCTTGGCAATATTCCTTCCAAGCACGCGCAACACGCTTCGGTGTGTCGAGCAACCCTTCACGAGCAGGGTCATCGCCCGACCATGCGATCAACGTCCGTATGGCGTCTTGAACATCGTCTGGAACGTGAACCTTGCCACTCTCAAGATCTTCATCGCTAGCGGCAAATTTATTCATCTATCAATCCAGTACGAAAGCGTTGGTACCAAATCAAAAGCCAGCCAACCTTCGGAAAGCTTCCCCCGGGGCATGGCTGGCAAATGGTTTGTAGTTGTGGGCTGCTTGCACCCAAACAGTGTCAAAATGCAAATGTCTTGTCGGTGTTTCTGCGCGAAACGGCGACGCTCTACTCTTTGCCTTCGCCCATCTTTTCAGGTGTCACTTCGGCATCGGCATGTTCGGCTTTCTTACGCTTTTCGAAAACATCGCTCATATGCGCCTCATCTTCGGCGGTCAGATATTTTTCAAAATCGGGGAAATGATCGTCTTCTTCTTCCTCGATATGATGCAGATAATCATGCTTGAGTTGTTTGAATTTTTGCAGCCATGCTCCTGTTGCCATGTCAGTGGCGGCCAAATCATTCAGCGCTTCATTTAATTCGTGATGTTCCGCCACCGAATGGCGCGTGTCATCAGTCGTCGGGGGCTTGCGCAGCATCGTCGAATAGAGCGCTTGCTCCTCTGCTGCTGCGTGACTTTTAACTTCTTTCGTAAACCGCGTGAACAGTTCGTCGCGCTCGGCCGTCTTGCCTTCAGTGTTCGCGATTTTTTCAAGCAGTTCACGGTGGTGATCATGATCCTGTTTGAGGCGCTCAAAAATCTTTTCGGCGGTAGCCATGGGTGTAGTCCTTTCAAATTGCGTTTGATTTCATAACTATCTGCCCGGCCGTGGGTTCCGCATTCAATCTGGAATTTGCCTGCCGCGTCACCATATCCGGGCTATGCCTTTATCATCACCCCCCTATCCCACCCGCGAAATGTTTGAGGAGGAAGCCTTGGCGGCCCTCGCATCGATCCCTGAATTCCTGCGCGAGAGATTGGCGAATGTGGTACTCAAGGTTGAAGAGTTTGCGACGCCCGAGCAGCTACAATCGGTGAACATTGCCACTCGATGGGGCTTGAGCGGCCTATATGAAGGCAGGCCGCTATCTAAGGAGTCAGTCTGGGAGAGCGGCGATCTTCCCCCCGTAATTTCCTTGTTCAGACAGCCATTGTTGCGCGAATGGATCGATACCGGGGTTGGATTGAAAGAACTGATACGGCACGTGGTGATCCACGAAGCGGGGCATCATTTCGGCTTTTCCGACGATGATATGCATCAGCTCGAGAGAATGGCGGAAGACTAGCTCGGGCACAAATGTCACGGACTTGAAAGACGCCAGCGAAACTCGGCCATCAATTCGCGATCTCCGACTTCGTGCAGAGCGCACAAATCGCATTTTCCGAAATCACAAACAAAAAAGAGCACCCCGGCGGGATGCTCTTTTTAATGGTGCACCCGGAAGGATTCGAACCTCCGGCCCCCTGATTCGTAGTCAGGTACTCTATCCAGCTGAGCTACGGGTGCACTTGGAGGGCGGCACATAAGGGGGCATGTTCAGCTTGGCAATGCTTTATTGCCCAAAATACGCACTCAATTGACGTTCCCCCCTAAGATTAGTGGAAAAGCCGGTCTACAAGGCTGCAATCGAGCGGCGGTTTATCCAGTCTGGCCATCTGGGCCGGGGTAAACCAGCCGACTGCTCCGCCTTCCAACGCTACGGGTTCGCCTATCCACTCGTTCAGCCTGTAAAGAAGTATTACAATCGGCGGTATAACGCCCTCACTCCCGGATTCGGCAAAGCCAATCGGGACGGCATTGGCACAATCGATCGCAACCCCCAATTCCTCCGTAATCTCCCTTATCAACGCATTTACGGGTGTTTCGCCGGATTCAACCTTGCCACCGGGAAATTCCCATAAGCCGCCATGGTGCTTGTCCGCAGGGCGCTTATGCATCAGCCAGCGCCCATCGGGCCGCTCGAAAGCTGCAGCAACAACTGTCAACAATGTCGGAATATTTTCCAGTTTGCGAACCCCCTTCAACCATTTCTTAAGATTTCAATCAGACAAGGGCAAATCAGAATTGTAACCGATGGATGTACCCATGACACTGATGCAACTCCTAACTCGGATCGCCAATGACGATCGTGGGAGCACAGCTATCGAATACGGACTGATCGCTTCTTTGGTTGTTATCGCATCCATTGGTGCTTTCGAGGCTGTTGCCAACGAAAACACCGGACTTTGGGGTGTCGTATCCAGCCAAATCAATGACGCGATGGGTGAAGGATAAAATTCAGCCAGCCGGCTTAGGACTTTATAAACTTGTTGCACCTATCTCGAATATCGCTCGGCCTGAAAATAACCAGGATGGCTTAGCATCGAAGACTATAACCAGGAGACTAAAGATGAAATTTTTCAAAAACCTTCTTCGCGACGAACAGGGCGCGACTGCTATCGAATACGGTCTGATTGCCGCTCTTATCGCTGTTGCAGCGATTACTGCGATGCAAGGCCTCGGTAACGAGCTGAACACCACATTCTCGACTGTGTCGACTAAGATGGGTGAATCGAACACCGTCTAATAGACGGTTCGATACCAAATCAAAGAAAGGCGGCAGGGCTTCCCTGCCGCCTTTTTTGTTGTGTGAGGTGCTTTTTGTGTGCCTTCAAACGCCGGGTACTTGCATCAGCAGGCTTGGTTTCACGCTGACTTGCGGCAAGCGGTCAACTCGGCGGCCTAAAGAAGAGATTTTATTGCCCACGCCTGGCCCCAAGAAAACAAAAATTATCTTCCGCGAACGACGATTTTGACCTTTTGACCCGCCTGCAGCGTATCGCCAGTGCCCAACCCGTTCAGCACACGAAAGCGTTCAACCTTGCCCGAATCATAGGCCATCCGGTTGGCGAGCGACTGAATCGTGTCACCGCGCCCGACTGTAACCACGTCAATAACACGCGGCACGATAGCGTTCGCCTCGGTTTGCGAAATCTTTCGCATCGAATTGAACATCGCATTGAAGGCCGATCCATTTCCTGCCGGCGTAATGGTTGCAAAATGATAGGCACGGTCATTGGCAAACTCATACGCGAAGACCACTACATCCACAGAATTGCCGCCTGAGGTTACCCGCGCGGTACCATAGGCCGCCGGTATTCCATTCACGGTCGTCCGCTTTATGTCGGCAGGCCGCAATTGTTGTTGCTCTGAGCTCAAGCTGGCAAACACGCTATTAATATATGTGTTGAGATTGCCATTATAGGCGGCAAGCGAGAATTGCGCCTTTCCGCTTTGGCCGTTGATCGACACAGCGCGGGTGCCATTGACCATATAGAAACCCTGCGGCGCGGTGAAGGACAGACGCAGTTCCGGGTGGATAAATTGGCGACCCTCGACAACGCCCTGCTTAGGATCATCTCCGTAAGTGATTCCGTCAATTCGGGTCAGAAATGTGTCGCGGTTGGTTGTGCCCGTCCCGCCAGCAGCTTTGGCCAAGGCAGTGCGGACGCGGCTGGCCGGATCGGGATGGGTCGAGGCCCAAGCCGGAATATTGGCGCTTTCACGTCCTTGCAAACGCGCGTCGAGCGCATTTTGGTCTGCCAAGCTTTGCAGAACAGTGCCCATTGCGCGCGGATCATAGCCGGCCTTGGTCAGATATTCGATGCCCAGATCATCAGCCTGCAATTCTTGGCTGCGCGAAAACTTCAACGTCAGCATCTGCGAGCCTTGCAAAAACCCCTTGGACAAGGTGTTGCCGATCTGGCTGTCGCCCAGAACTACACCGGTCAGAATTGCGAGACCTGTTCCCAACAGCGAATTCTTCTGAGCCTCAGACTGGCGACGCTGCGAATGGCGAGCCGCAACGTGGCCAACTTCGTGGCCCAATACGCCCGCAAGTTCGGCTTCATTGTTCATCAAGGCAACCAATTGCCGGGTCGAATAAATATAACCGCCAGGCACGGCGAATGCGTTGTTAACCGGGCTATTGAGCAACGAAACGGTGAAGGAATCACGCGCATTGCCAAGGCCCGACTGCACGGCGATATTCTTACCCACTTGCTCTACATAGGCGGCTTGGGGGCCCTGATAGGTCCCGCCAAATTCGCTTAGCAATTGCGGGTGGAATTCCGCCCCTTGCTGCGCCTCTGTTTGCGTAATCGGCGCAGAAGCAGACGGAATTTCACCACCCATACACCCGGTAAGGGCAATTGACATGGTGGCAACCGAAGCAAGCGCGACGTTTTTTATGCGGGGCATTTTTGATCCTCCAAATTATCGTATGCGCAATGATAGCGCATGTGAAAAACTTGTTCAATCAACCCTTTGGCAGCAAAATTGTTCCTGCTAGGAAACTTAACGCCCTAATCTGATCCAAGCTGGAGAAAGCGCTCCTCGCGCAACCGGCGGATTTCCTCGCGTGGCAAATTCAGCAATGCGTCGATTTCTTCTCCAATCGCCGCACCCAGCGCTGTCGCAGCCAACGCGGGATCGCGATGCGCCCCGCCGACAGGCTCTTTGACAATCCGGTCAATCACACCGAGCTTCTTCAAATTCTGTGCAGTAATTTTCATCGCCTCGGCAGCATCAGGAGCTTTTTCAGCAGTCCGCCACAAAATCGATGCACATCCCTCAGGCGAAATGACCGAATACACTGCATGTTCAAACATCAAGACGCGTTCCGCGCTGGCAAGTGCAACCGCCCCGCCCGAGCCGCCTTCACCAACAATGCACGCAACCATTGGAACACCAAGCGCAAGACACGCTTCGGTCGAACGAGCAATCGCCTCTGCTTGCCCGCGCTCCTCGGCCTCAATGCCCGGAAAGGCACCCGAGGTATCAACCAAGGTCACAACTGGCAGCCCGAACTTATCCGCCATTTCCATCAGGCGGATCGCTTTGCGATACCCCTCCGGCTTACCCATCCCGAAATTATGCCGGATGCGGCTTTCGGTATCATTGCCCTTCTCATGACCGATCAGCATCACGCGCCGCCCATTGAGTTTCGCAAAGCCGCCTAGAATCGCTTCATCATCGCCGTAACTGCGGTCCCCCCCAAGCGGCATAAAATCGTCAAAAGCGTGCTCGACAAAATCACGAAAATGCGGACGCAACGGGTGGCGTGCAACTTGAGTCTTTTGCCATGGGGTGAGCGAGTTATAGGTGCTGGCCAGCAAATCAGCGTTCTTCTGCTCAAGCCGGACCAATTCGGCGGAAATATCGACTTCATCGCTGGCTGAGGCGGAGCGCAAATCTGCAATCCTGCCTTCGAGTTGAGCAATCGGTTTCTCAAATTCTAGGTAAGCTGTCATGGTTTTGCGCTAGTCCCTAGAACGGTTCTGGGCAAGAGGATGTCGTTCATTTACTAGCGCAACGAGCCGGGCACTGTCGACATGCGTGTAAATCTGGGTAGTCGCAATATCCGCATGGCCAAGCAAGGTTTGCAAGACACGCAAATCCGCCCCGCCCTCCAACAAATGCGTGGCGAACGCATGGCGCAGCACGTGCGGGCTGATCTTCTCCGCTGGCAAATCAGCTCTCAGCGCCAATTCTTTGAGCATTTGATACAGACGTATCCGGCTCAGGTGCTTGCCCCTCGATGGAAACAAAAACTTGGGTGCATCATCGCGCAGCGCGAGCCAATTCGCCAAGGCCTGCTTCGCACGGCCGCTAATCGGCACCATCCGGGTTGCACCGCCCTTGCCCGTAACTGTCAGGAATGGCGCATCACGCGGTACTGCGGATAAAGGTAGCGATACCAATTCTGTCGCGCGAAGGCCCGAACCGTAGAGCAATTCGAGCAAAGCCAGCATCCGCACGGCAGCGGGTTTTCCGCTTTCCGCCTCCTGCTCTGCCCGGGCCAACAAGGTTTCCACTTGATCATGCGAAAGGATTTTGGGAAGCGGCCGGCGGGCTTGCGGTCGTGGCAACGACGGTGATGGGTCGTCTTCGCGAAGCCCCTCATCAACGAGGAACCCAAAGAACTGCTTCAATGCCGAAGATTTTCTGGCCAGGCTTGATGGGGCCAAATCACTCCATGCCTGGCCTAAACGGTGCAAATCTTTTGCCTCCGCAGCAACCAGATCACCAATGAACTCTTCCGCGCTTTCAAGATCCCG is part of the Pontixanthobacter gangjinensis genome and encodes:
- a CDS encoding metallopeptidase family protein; translated protein: MAALASIPEFLRERLANVVLKVEEFATPEQLQSVNIATRWGLSGLYEGRPLSKESVWESGDLPPVISLFRQPLLREWIDTGVGLKELIRHVVIHEAGHHFGFSDDDMHQLERMAED
- a CDS encoding Flp family type IVb pilin; amino-acid sequence: MKFFKNLLRDEQGATAIEYGLIAALIAVAAITAMQGLGNELNTTFSTVSTKMGESNTV
- a CDS encoding tyrosine recombinase; its protein translation is MVASAIEEYLTMLAAERGAAPNTLLAYRRDLESAEEFIGDLVAAEAKDLHRLGQAWSDLAPSSLARKSSALKQFFGFLVDEGLREDDPSPSLPRPQARRPLPKILSHDQVETLLARAEQEAESGKPAAVRMLALLELLYGSGLRATELVSLPLSAVPRDAPFLTVTGKGGATRMVPISGRAKQALANWLALRDDAPKFLFPSRGKHLSRIRLYQMLKELALRADLPAEKISPHVLRHAFATHLLEGGADLRVLQTLLGHADIATTQIYTHVDSARLVALVNERHPLAQNRSRD
- a CDS encoding (deoxy)nucleoside triphosphate pyrophosphohydrolase, producing MKGVRKLENIPTLLTVVAAAFERPDGRWLMHKRPADKHHGGLWEFPGGKVESGETPVNALIREITEELGVAIDCANAVPIGFAESGSEGVIPPIVILLYRLNEWIGEPVALEGGAVGWFTPAQMARLDKPPLDCSLVDRLFH
- a CDS encoding M48 family metalloprotease, which produces MPRIKNVALASVATMSIALTGCMGGEIPSASAPITQTEAQQGAEFHPQLLSEFGGTYQGPQAAYVEQVGKNIAVQSGLGNARDSFTVSLLNSPVNNAFAVPGGYIYSTRQLVALMNNEAELAGVLGHEVGHVAARHSQRRQSEAQKNSLLGTGLAILTGVVLGDSQIGNTLSKGFLQGSQMLTLKFSRSQELQADDLGIEYLTKAGYDPRAMGTVLQSLADQNALDARLQGRESANIPAWASTHPDPASRVRTALAKAAGGTGTTNRDTFLTRIDGITYGDDPKQGVVEGRQFIHPELRLSFTAPQGFYMVNGTRAVSINGQSGKAQFSLAAYNGNLNTYINSVFASLSSEQQQLRPADIKRTTVNGIPAAYGTARVTSGGNSVDVVVFAYEFANDRAYHFATITPAGNGSAFNAMFNSMRKISQTEANAIVPRVIDVVTVGRGDTIQSLANRMAYDSGKVERFRVLNGLGTGDTLQAGQKVKIVVRGR
- a CDS encoding acetyl-CoA carboxylase carboxyltransferase subunit alpha, whose amino-acid sequence is MTAYLEFEKPIAQLEGRIADLRSASASDEVDISAELVRLEQKNADLLASTYNSLTPWQKTQVARHPLRPHFRDFVEHAFDDFMPLGGDRSYGDDEAILGGFAKLNGRRVMLIGHEKGNDTESRIRHNFGMGKPEGYRKAIRLMEMADKFGLPVVTLVDTSGAFPGIEAEERGQAEAIARSTEACLALGVPMVACIVGEGGSGGAVALASAERVLMFEHAVYSVISPEGCASILWRTAEKAPDAAEAMKITAQNLKKLGVIDRIVKEPVGGAHRDPALAATALGAAIGEEIDALLNLPREEIRRLREERFLQLGSD
- a CDS encoding Flp family type IVb pilin, whose protein sequence is MTLMQLLTRIANDDRGSTAIEYGLIASLVVIASIGAFEAVANENTGLWGVVSSQINDAMGEG
- a CDS encoding hemerythrin domain-containing protein, which produces MATAEKIFERLKQDHDHHRELLEKIANTEGKTAERDELFTRFTKEVKSHAAAEEQALYSTMLRKPPTTDDTRHSVAEHHELNEALNDLAATDMATGAWLQKFKQLKHDYLHHIEEEEDDHFPDFEKYLTAEDEAHMSDVFEKRKKAEHADAEVTPEKMGEGKE
- the folE gene encoding GTP cyclohydrolase I FolE; this encodes MNKFAASDEDLESGKVHVPDDVQDAIRTLIAWSGDDPAREGLLDTPKRVARAWKEYCQGYQEDPAVHLSRVFEEVGGYEEIVLLKDIPFQSHCEHHMAPIIGKAAIAYLPTNRVVGISKLARVLHGYARRLQIQERLTAEVAECIWEHLEPRGVAVVIDASHACMTARGVRTPGVGMVTSRMMGTFLEDQRSRKEVLSLMGY